In Actinoplanes sp. NBC_00393, a single genomic region encodes these proteins:
- a CDS encoding glycosyltransferase gives MVRNILPNSICLLPHCAYLSQVSRMIEIYRALQARGVTPRVATYGGTFETALRAAGIDYDLIGPRMDDARCARFLREQPSSGPVGQSAYSDEELRAYVTAEADYFTRHGIDTVITGFSLTATLSSRLAGVRLVTEHSASWVPPVFGSRPLPPAVRLTGALLSRVKFYCAGFNRVAAKLGVPGLPSTAALLQGDLTLVTEAPDVLGRPAERIEGWRPGRGYRPETRLRVTGPLFAHLPIPLPDRVEQFLARPGPIVYVTLSSSSPALVRATVGALRPLGARILVASTVHDLADLAGDRVLVGGVLPSHLVMPWVDLAVTTGGQGSVQTAMAAGVPLLGIPLQLEQRLNIALVQRRGAGLEVRPRDAGGRHLTARAQELLAGDRYRQAAEEIRKIYADIDGPGNAAAAILGR, from the coding sequence ATGGTCCGCAATATATTACCTAACTCGATCTGCCTCCTGCCGCACTGCGCCTACCTGTCCCAGGTCTCCCGGATGATCGAGATCTACCGGGCCCTGCAGGCACGCGGCGTCACCCCGCGCGTCGCCACCTACGGCGGCACCTTCGAGACCGCGCTGCGCGCGGCCGGCATCGACTACGACCTGATCGGGCCGCGGATGGACGACGCGCGCTGCGCACGCTTCCTGCGCGAGCAGCCGAGCAGCGGGCCGGTCGGGCAGAGCGCCTACAGCGACGAGGAGCTGCGGGCGTACGTCACCGCAGAGGCCGATTACTTCACCCGGCACGGCATCGACACCGTCATCACCGGGTTCTCCCTGACCGCCACGCTGTCCAGCCGGCTCGCCGGGGTGCGCCTGGTCACCGAGCACTCGGCCAGCTGGGTGCCACCGGTCTTCGGGAGCCGCCCTCTCCCGCCGGCCGTCCGGCTCACCGGCGCCCTGCTGAGCCGGGTGAAGTTCTACTGCGCCGGCTTCAACCGGGTCGCCGCCAAGCTGGGCGTGCCCGGGCTGCCCAGCACCGCCGCCCTGCTGCAGGGCGACCTCACCCTGGTCACCGAGGCGCCGGACGTGCTCGGCCGGCCCGCCGAGCGGATCGAGGGGTGGCGGCCCGGCCGCGGCTACCGCCCGGAGACCCGGCTGCGGGTCACCGGCCCGCTCTTCGCCCACCTGCCGATCCCGCTCCCCGACCGAGTCGAGCAGTTCCTGGCGCGGCCCGGCCCGATCGTCTACGTGACCCTCTCCTCCAGCTCCCCCGCCCTGGTCCGCGCGACGGTCGGCGCCCTGCGCCCGCTCGGCGCCCGCATCCTGGTCGCCAGCACCGTCCACGACCTCGCCGACCTGGCCGGCGACCGGGTGCTGGTCGGCGGGGTGCTGCCCAGCCACCTGGTGATGCCCTGGGTGGATCTGGCGGTGACCACCGGCGGGCAGGGCAGTGTGCAGACCGCGATGGCCGCCGGCGTCCCGCTGCTCGGCATCCCGCTCCAGCTCGAACAGCGGCTCAACATCGCCCTGGTGCAACGCCGCGGCGCCGGGCTCGAGGTGCGGCCGCGCGACGCGGGCGGCCGGCATCTCACCGCGAGGGCGCAGGAGTTGCTCGCCGGCGACCGTTACCGCCAGGCCGCCGAGGAGATCCGCAAGATCTACGCCGACATCGACGGTCCCGGCAACGCGGCCGCGGCGATCCTCGGGCGGTAG
- a CDS encoding MarR family winged helix-turn-helix transcriptional regulator produces MSDLEKTLFDLGENSQLTPSVRAFRASLVLAQRLRYLMDDRLRADGLTTQQAALLTVVRALERPALSEAAAALGTSHQNAAQLVAALERKGMLRTEPDPADKRRRLLAATAEGARYWTERDAGDEEAVAAWFAALTPDEVAVFAGLAERVLAGLRAA; encoded by the coding sequence ATGTCGGACCTGGAAAAGACCCTCTTCGATCTCGGCGAGAATTCCCAGCTCACGCCGTCGGTGCGGGCCTTCCGGGCCAGCCTGGTGCTGGCGCAGCGGCTGCGCTATCTGATGGACGACCGGCTGCGCGCCGACGGTCTGACCACCCAGCAGGCCGCGCTGCTCACGGTGGTCCGGGCGCTGGAGAGGCCGGCCCTGTCCGAGGCGGCCGCGGCGCTCGGCACCTCACATCAGAACGCGGCCCAGCTGGTCGCCGCGCTGGAACGCAAGGGCATGCTGCGCACCGAGCCGGATCCGGCCGACAAACGCCGCCGCCTCCTCGCCGCGACCGCGGAGGGCGCACGGTACTGGACCGAGCGGGACGCGGGCGACGAGGAGGCGGTGGCGGCCTGGTTCGCGGCGCTCACCCCGGACGAGGTGGCGGTCTTCGCCGGGCTGGCCGAGCGGGTCCTGGCCGGGCTCAGGGCAGCGTGA
- a CDS encoding YccF domain-containing protein: MLRLILNVLWFIFFGWTLGLAYGIAALICFILIVTIPFGVASLRLAVYAIWPFGRTIESRPGVHIASGIANILWLVLAGWWIALVHILAGIAQCVTIIGIPFGIANFKLVPAALWPLGREIVTLP; this comes from the coding sequence GTGTTACGCCTCATTCTCAACGTCCTCTGGTTCATCTTCTTCGGCTGGACGCTCGGTCTCGCGTACGGGATCGCCGCGCTGATCTGCTTCATCCTGATCGTGACGATCCCGTTCGGCGTCGCCTCGCTGCGGCTGGCGGTCTATGCGATCTGGCCGTTCGGCCGGACCATCGAGAGCCGCCCGGGCGTCCACATCGCCTCCGGCATCGCCAACATCCTGTGGCTGGTGCTGGCCGGCTGGTGGATCGCCCTGGTCCACATCCTGGCCGGGATCGCCCAGTGCGTGACGATCATCGGCATCCCGTTCGGCATCGCGAACTTCAAGCTGGTCCCGGCCGCGCTCTGGCCGCTGGGCCGGGAGATCGTCACGCTGCCCTGA
- a CDS encoding SulP family inorganic anion transporter, whose amino-acid sequence MPSIRKDLVAGLPGAISGVPDGMAASVLAGVNPVHGLYASMAGPIGGGLTSSTRLMVITTTSAAALAAGSALAGVPEADRPRAMFLLTVIAGLLMVLAGIARLGRYTRFVPHSVMIGFLSGVAANIVFGQLPDLVGAEVSGPFALAKAVDLIRHPDLIEPAAALAGFAALALLVALHRTRAAAYSALIALIVPSLAVALLDADGVPRVRDIGAIPTGLPTPALPRLEDFSFSLFTGAFAVAAVVLVQGAGVSESAPNPDRTRSDANRDFIAQGIGNLLAGLFRGQPVGGSVGRTALNVSAGAVGRWAAVFSGIWMGLILLLFADLVGTVVMSTLAAVLVYAAIGSLRPGEVRAILRTGRISQIAMISTFVATLFLPVAAAVGLGLILSLLMQLNQEALDLRVVELVPHEGGGFVERPAGRRLESNRVTLLDVYGSLFYAGARTLQSRLPDPVQAERPVVVLRLRGRVMLGATAFAVFADYAERLLDAGGRLYLSGVDPAMVQQIRRNRTVERVDGVQIFEAGEVVGESSLKAYHAARQWLDS is encoded by the coding sequence ATGCCGTCGATCCGCAAGGACCTCGTCGCCGGGCTGCCCGGGGCGATCAGTGGCGTCCCGGACGGGATGGCCGCGAGCGTGCTGGCCGGAGTGAACCCGGTGCACGGCCTGTACGCGAGCATGGCCGGGCCGATCGGCGGCGGTCTCACCTCGAGCACCCGGCTCATGGTCATCACGACCACCAGTGCGGCCGCTCTGGCGGCCGGCTCGGCGCTGGCCGGGGTGCCCGAGGCGGACCGGCCCCGGGCGATGTTCCTGCTGACCGTGATCGCCGGGCTGCTCATGGTCCTGGCCGGGATCGCCCGGCTGGGGCGGTACACGCGGTTCGTGCCGCACTCGGTCATGATCGGGTTCCTGTCCGGGGTGGCCGCCAACATCGTCTTCGGTCAGCTGCCGGACCTGGTCGGCGCCGAGGTGAGCGGGCCGTTCGCGCTGGCCAAGGCGGTGGACCTGATCCGGCACCCGGACCTGATCGAGCCGGCCGCCGCGCTGGCCGGGTTCGCCGCCCTCGCGCTGCTCGTGGCGTTGCACCGCACCCGCGCCGCGGCCTACTCGGCGCTGATCGCCCTGATCGTGCCCAGTCTCGCGGTCGCCCTGCTGGACGCCGACGGGGTGCCGCGCGTCCGCGACATCGGCGCCATCCCGACCGGCCTGCCCACCCCGGCCCTGCCACGTCTGGAGGACTTCTCGTTCAGCCTGTTCACCGGCGCGTTCGCGGTCGCCGCCGTGGTCCTGGTGCAGGGCGCCGGGGTCAGCGAGTCGGCGCCGAACCCGGACCGCACCCGCTCGGACGCGAACCGCGACTTCATCGCCCAGGGCATCGGCAACCTGCTCGCCGGGCTGTTCCGCGGGCAGCCGGTCGGCGGCTCGGTCGGCCGGACCGCCCTGAACGTCTCGGCCGGCGCGGTGGGCCGGTGGGCCGCCGTCTTCTCCGGCATCTGGATGGGCCTGATCCTGCTGCTCTTCGCCGACCTGGTCGGGACCGTGGTGATGTCGACGCTGGCCGCGGTGCTCGTCTACGCGGCGATCGGGTCTCTGCGTCCCGGCGAGGTGCGGGCCATCCTGCGTACCGGGCGGATCTCCCAGATCGCGATGATCTCGACGTTCGTGGCGACGCTGTTCCTGCCGGTCGCCGCGGCCGTCGGGCTGGGCCTGATCCTGTCCCTGCTGATGCAGCTCAACCAGGAGGCGCTCGACCTGCGGGTGGTCGAGTTGGTCCCGCACGAGGGCGGCGGCTTCGTCGAGCGCCCGGCCGGCCGCCGGCTGGAGTCGAACCGGGTCACGCTGCTCGACGTCTACGGCAGCCTGTTCTACGCGGGCGCCCGCACCCTGCAGTCGCGGCTGCCCGATCCGGTGCAGGCGGAACGACCCGTCGTGGTGCTCCGGCTCCGCGGCCGGGTGATGCTGGGCGCCACCGCGTTCGCGGTCTTCGCCGACTACGCGGAACGCCTGCTCGACGCCGGTGGCCGGCTCTATCTCAGCGGCGTCGATCCGGCCATGGTGCAGCAGATCCGGCGCAACCGTACGGTCGAACGGGTGGACGGCGTGCAGATCTTCGAGGCCGGCGAGGTGGTCGGCGAATCGAGCCTGAAGGCGTACCACGCGGCCCGCCAGTGGCTCGATTCCTGA
- a CDS encoding DUF6910 family protein, protein MRVEVASSASLTFDDGTPVRAASAVAPFGDGWLVVQDDATHAAWLRPGTTTPVRVVDPVGGHEVFSSADGTKQLKPDFEAACPTPAGVLLLGSGSSPARMRASLVTPESGFVVADLTPAYLAVARALSLRPDQLNLEGACLVGDRLRWFQRANLAAGVPTASVDVDLAALLAVVRGDGRADQMKPDDVRGYDLGVIDGVALAVTDAVALPDGRILVSAAAEDTPNAVDDGPVVGAAIALLDDARVLAVAELPAADKIEGLAVRDVTTGGVELLAVVDADDPLIPSRRLDLRVRWESR, encoded by the coding sequence ATGCGGGTGGAAGTGGCGAGCAGCGCGTCCCTGACCTTCGACGACGGCACGCCGGTGCGGGCGGCCTCGGCGGTCGCGCCGTTCGGCGACGGCTGGCTGGTGGTGCAGGACGACGCCACCCATGCGGCCTGGCTGCGGCCCGGCACGACGACTCCGGTGCGGGTGGTCGATCCGGTCGGCGGGCACGAGGTGTTCAGCTCGGCCGACGGGACGAAGCAACTGAAGCCGGACTTCGAGGCGGCCTGCCCGACGCCGGCCGGGGTGCTGCTGCTCGGTTCCGGTTCGTCGCCGGCACGGATGCGGGCCTCGCTGGTAACCCCTGAATCCGGTTTCGTGGTGGCGGATCTGACTCCGGCGTACCTCGCGGTTGCCCGTGCCCTGAGCCTGCGCCCGGACCAGCTCAACCTGGAGGGCGCGTGCCTGGTCGGCGACCGGCTGCGCTGGTTCCAGCGCGCCAACCTGGCGGCCGGCGTGCCCACCGCGAGCGTCGATGTGGATCTCGCGGCGTTGCTCGCCGTGGTCCGCGGCGACGGCCGCGCCGATCAGATGAAACCCGATGACGTACGCGGATACGACCTCGGCGTAATCGACGGCGTGGCCCTGGCCGTCACCGACGCGGTCGCGCTGCCCGACGGCCGGATCCTGGTCAGCGCCGCCGCCGAGGACACCCCGAACGCGGTCGACGACGGCCCGGTGGTGGGCGCGGCGATCGCCCTGCTCGACGACGCCCGGGTCCTCGCCGTCGCCGAACTCCCCGCCGCCGACAAGATCGAGGGCCTGGCCGTCCGCGACGTCACCACCGGCGGCGTCGAGCTGCTCGCCGTGGTCGACGCGGACGACCCGCTGATCCCGTCCCGCCGCCTGGACCTGCGGGTCAGGTGGGAATCACGGTGA
- a CDS encoding carbonic anhydrase, with product MLESSLRRRALFAAGGAVAGSIALSATPAAAAEQRPETPWAAVQALLRGNRRFVAGHAHHPRQSPERIREVAAGQDPFAVILGCADSRVAPELLFDQGIGDLFDNRVAGNLVDDILLGSIEYAVEEFVPPLLVVLGHERCGAVSATLEAIRTGTTAPGHIQAIVDALRPIVTPYVNAPDGVELAVRANIRAQAEALIAQSEIIREKVEHGETAIVGARYDLETGVVTVIPT from the coding sequence ATGCTGGAGTCCTCGCTACGCCGCCGCGCCCTGTTCGCCGCGGGCGGAGCCGTGGCCGGTTCAATCGCCCTCAGCGCCACCCCGGCCGCAGCGGCCGAGCAGCGGCCCGAGACGCCCTGGGCCGCGGTGCAGGCCCTGCTGAGGGGCAACCGCAGATTCGTCGCCGGCCACGCCCACCATCCCCGGCAGAGCCCGGAGCGGATCCGCGAGGTGGCCGCCGGCCAGGACCCGTTCGCGGTCATCCTCGGCTGCGCCGACTCGCGGGTGGCCCCCGAGCTGCTCTTCGACCAGGGCATCGGCGACCTGTTCGACAACCGGGTGGCCGGCAACCTGGTCGACGACATCCTGCTCGGCAGCATCGAGTACGCGGTGGAGGAGTTCGTGCCCCCACTGCTGGTCGTCCTCGGGCACGAACGCTGCGGCGCCGTCTCCGCCACCCTCGAGGCGATCCGCACCGGCACCACCGCGCCCGGCCACATCCAGGCGATCGTGGACGCGCTGCGCCCGATCGTCACGCCGTACGTGAACGCGCCGGACGGCGTCGAGCTGGCGGTCCGCGCCAACATCCGCGCCCAGGCCGAAGCCCTGATCGCACAGAGCGAGATCATCCGGGAGAAGGTCGAGCACGGCGAGACCGCGATCGTCGGCGCCCGCTACGACCTGGAGACCGGCGTGGTCACCGTGATTCCCACCTGA
- a CDS encoding Gfo/Idh/MocA family protein yields the protein MRPDSRHRAAVVGTGAIAAAHAQAIREHPDRVRLTAVVDLDQERARTFAEAWSAPAVAPDLTALLAAGDVDLVHLCTPPATHAPLARQCLEAGVHVLVEKPPTLSLAELDELADVSRATGAYVATVFQHRFGAGAVRLRAMTAAGELGRPLLATCETQWYRDAAYFEVPWRGRWETEGGGPTMGHGIHQFDLLLSVLGRWEQVTAVAARRSRRVDTEDVSMALVTFADGTVASVVNSVVSPRQTSRLRFDFELATVELDHLYGYTDADWTVTPAPGHTVRWPVGAGSSGHGGQLAAVLDALDSGSAPPVTLDETRRTMEFIAAVYASAFSGAPVRAGEIGPDSPFARRMNGTGAPWEAVRAR from the coding sequence ATGAGGCCGGATTCCCGACATCGCGCGGCCGTCGTCGGCACCGGCGCGATCGCCGCGGCGCACGCTCAGGCGATCCGGGAACACCCCGATCGGGTACGCCTGACCGCAGTCGTGGACCTCGACCAGGAGCGGGCCCGGACCTTCGCCGAGGCCTGGTCGGCGCCCGCCGTCGCACCGGACCTGACCGCCCTGCTGGCCGCCGGCGACGTCGACCTCGTGCACCTGTGCACCCCGCCCGCGACCCACGCGCCGCTGGCCCGGCAGTGCCTGGAGGCCGGCGTGCACGTCCTGGTCGAGAAGCCGCCCACGCTCTCGCTGGCCGAGCTGGACGAGCTCGCCGACGTCTCGCGGGCCACCGGTGCGTACGTCGCCACGGTCTTCCAGCACCGGTTCGGCGCCGGGGCGGTGCGGTTGCGGGCGATGACCGCGGCCGGCGAGCTCGGCCGGCCGCTGCTGGCCACCTGCGAGACCCAGTGGTACCGCGACGCCGCCTACTTCGAGGTGCCGTGGCGCGGCCGGTGGGAGACCGAGGGCGGTGGGCCGACCATGGGACACGGCATCCACCAGTTCGACCTGCTGCTCTCCGTGCTCGGCCGGTGGGAACAGGTCACCGCGGTCGCCGCCCGCCGCAGCCGCCGGGTGGACACCGAGGACGTGTCGATGGCCCTGGTCACCTTCGCGGACGGCACGGTCGCCTCGGTGGTCAACTCGGTGGTCTCGCCCCGGCAGACGTCCCGGCTGCGGTTCGACTTCGAGCTTGCCACCGTCGAGCTGGACCACCTCTACGGCTACACCGACGCGGACTGGACCGTCACCCCGGCGCCCGGCCACACGGTCCGCTGGCCGGTGGGGGCCGGGTCGAGCGGCCACGGCGGCCAGCTCGCCGCGGTCCTCGACGCCCTCGACTCCGGCAGCGCGCCGCCGGTCACCCTCGACGAGACGAGACGGACCATGGAGTTCATCGCCGCCGTCTACGCCTCGGCGTTCAGCGGCGCACCGGTTCGCGCCGGCGAGATCGGCCCGGACAGCCCGTTCGCCCGCCGGATGAACGGGACCGGCGCGCCCTGGGAAGCGGTCCGGGCCCGATGA
- a CDS encoding PmoA family protein — translation MRADHALGRSVTVSEGDVQLCTYVYRPQTPQLESPKPYLHPIRTLAGDLVSLYRPHDHVWHKGIAWSLPYVGEHNFWGGPTYVHGHSYVQKENNGSATHRRMTDLSVSGDAVTLAHELDWTSQQGAPVLTEERSLTARVIDDTSWVLVFATRMTNVSGGVLDFGSPTTKGRANAGYGGLFWRGPRSFTGGVVQSPDGTGADDLRGKRAEWFAFRGRHDGTGGASTVVMIDDTANPQHPPQWFTRSEEFACLNPAPFFSAELALDAHASLAFRYAVVIASGDHGELGTRTLADLGRSVL, via the coding sequence ATGAGAGCAGACCATGCGCTGGGCCGGTCGGTCACGGTCTCCGAGGGGGACGTGCAGCTCTGCACGTACGTCTACCGCCCGCAGACCCCACAGCTGGAGTCCCCGAAGCCGTACCTGCACCCGATCCGGACCCTGGCCGGCGACCTCGTCTCGCTGTACCGCCCGCACGACCATGTCTGGCACAAGGGCATCGCCTGGTCGTTGCCGTACGTGGGCGAGCACAACTTCTGGGGCGGGCCGACCTATGTGCACGGCCATTCCTATGTGCAGAAGGAGAACAACGGCAGCGCCACCCACCGCCGGATGACCGACCTGTCCGTCTCCGGTGACGCGGTCACCCTGGCGCACGAGCTGGACTGGACCTCGCAACAGGGCGCCCCGGTGCTCACCGAAGAGCGCTCGCTCACCGCACGGGTCATCGACGACACGAGCTGGGTGCTGGTCTTCGCGACCCGGATGACGAACGTGTCCGGCGGGGTCCTCGACTTCGGTTCGCCGACCACCAAGGGCCGGGCGAACGCCGGGTACGGCGGGCTGTTCTGGCGCGGGCCGCGCTCGTTCACCGGCGGGGTCGTCCAGTCGCCGGACGGCACCGGCGCCGACGACCTGCGCGGCAAGCGGGCCGAGTGGTTCGCGTTCCGCGGGCGCCACGACGGGACCGGCGGCGCGTCGACTGTCGTGATGATCGACGACACCGCGAACCCGCAGCACCCGCCGCAGTGGTTCACCCGCAGCGAGGAGTTCGCCTGTCTCAACCCGGCGCCGTTCTTCAGTGCGGAACTCGCGTTGGACGCGCACGCGAGTCTGGCTTTCCGGTATGCGGTCGTGATCGCCTCCGGTGATCATGGCGAGCTCGGTACGCGTACCCTCGCTGATCTTGGAAGAAGTGTGTTGTGA
- a CDS encoding cupin domain-containing protein yields the protein MSFPGGTSVTRLTVYPDGGGTPHVHLASTEAYVVIGGRGELHTLDVSGEHRTPLAEGSTVWFRPGTIHRAVNHGELRVVVVMSNAGLPEAGDAVMTFPPEVLADPERYREAVALPAPQRRDLAVEGFRRLTGDPRLLDEFYDQAVALVRPAVAGWRELWHTTVEAETRRTAAVLTALSGGDGRHLRETALYGSAQSDTDRPGMCGRLRTHDVLRPEVIRGSGEPAR from the coding sequence GTGAGCTTTCCCGGTGGCACCTCGGTGACCAGGCTGACGGTCTATCCGGACGGCGGCGGAACGCCGCACGTCCATCTGGCCTCGACCGAGGCCTACGTGGTCATCGGCGGGCGCGGTGAACTGCACACCCTGGACGTCTCCGGCGAGCACCGGACGCCGCTCGCGGAGGGTTCCACCGTCTGGTTCCGGCCGGGCACCATCCACCGCGCGGTCAACCACGGTGAGCTGCGCGTCGTCGTGGTGATGTCGAACGCCGGGCTGCCCGAGGCCGGGGACGCGGTCATGACGTTTCCGCCGGAGGTGCTCGCCGACCCGGAGCGCTACCGGGAAGCGGTCGCGCTGCCCGCGCCGCAGCGCCGTGACCTCGCGGTCGAGGGCTTCCGGAGGCTGACGGGCGATCCGCGGCTGCTCGACGAGTTCTACGACCAGGCGGTGGCGCTGGTCCGCCCCGCGGTCGCCGGGTGGCGCGAGCTCTGGCACACCACGGTCGAGGCCGAGACCCGGCGCACGGCCGCGGTGCTCACGGCCCTGAGCGGCGGCGACGGCCGGCATCTGCGAGAAACCGCGCTGTACGGGTCAGCGCAGAGCGACACCGACCGTCCCGGGATGTGCGGGCGGCTGCGTACGCATGACGTGCTGCGTCCGGAGGTCATCCGCGGGTCCGGTGAGCCAGCTCGGTGA
- a CDS encoding carboxylate-amine ligase → MTTPLTVGVEEEFLLLDPVTGENVPAGPAVLGALPAHLREHSRAEFRHSMIEMVTPVCTTLAEVGEHLGRHRRAAAEAAEEAGCRLVAAGATPVGEPRLTVSDNPRYRAIAAHYGPIVADPAVCGCHIHVGVPDRETAIQVGNHLRVWLPVVQALSVNSPFAAGADTGHASWRSMQLERWPTLGPPPRFAGKEDFDQMVGLLVGSGAMLDESLVLWHCRPSSTYPTVEVRVTDVCLTAEDTVLLTGLVRALVATALADLAAGLPAPDVPGTVLRAASWNAAHSGLDGTLLDPVALRPRPAWELVGNLLTAVTPALAQQGDLDAVETALDRLRAEGTGARRQRELFARTGSLPGVLTELAHRTRG, encoded by the coding sequence GTGACCACGCCCCTGACCGTCGGTGTCGAGGAGGAGTTCCTGCTCCTCGACCCGGTCACCGGTGAGAACGTACCGGCCGGGCCCGCCGTGCTCGGCGCTCTGCCCGCGCACCTGCGTGAGCACAGCCGGGCCGAGTTCCGGCACAGCATGATCGAGATGGTCACGCCGGTCTGCACCACGCTGGCCGAGGTCGGCGAGCACCTCGGCCGGCATCGGCGGGCCGCCGCCGAGGCAGCCGAGGAGGCGGGTTGCCGCCTGGTCGCGGCCGGCGCCACCCCGGTCGGCGAACCGCGGCTGACGGTCAGCGACAATCCGCGCTACCGGGCCATCGCCGCCCATTACGGACCGATCGTGGCCGATCCCGCGGTCTGCGGCTGCCACATCCACGTCGGCGTCCCGGACCGGGAGACCGCCATCCAGGTGGGCAACCACCTGCGCGTCTGGCTTCCGGTCGTGCAGGCGCTGAGCGTCAACTCGCCGTTCGCCGCGGGCGCCGACACCGGCCACGCGAGCTGGCGGTCGATGCAGCTGGAGCGGTGGCCGACGCTGGGACCGCCGCCCCGGTTCGCCGGCAAGGAGGACTTCGATCAGATGGTCGGCCTGCTGGTCGGCTCGGGGGCGATGCTCGACGAGAGCCTGGTCCTGTGGCACTGCCGCCCGTCGTCCACGTACCCGACCGTGGAGGTACGTGTCACCGACGTCTGCCTGACCGCCGAGGACACCGTTCTGCTGACCGGCCTGGTCCGGGCGCTGGTCGCCACCGCCCTGGCCGACCTGGCCGCCGGCCTGCCCGCCCCGGACGTGCCCGGCACGGTCCTGCGGGCGGCGAGCTGGAACGCGGCCCACTCGGGACTCGACGGCACCCTGCTCGACCCGGTCGCGCTGCGTCCGCGCCCGGCCTGGGAACTGGTCGGCAACCTGCTCACGGCCGTCACCCCGGCGCTGGCACAACAGGGCGACCTCGACGCCGTCGAAACCGCGCTGGACCGGCTGCGTGCCGAGGGCACCGGCGCACGACGTCAGCGTGAGCTGTTCGCCCGCACCGGCTCCCTCCCAGGCGTGCTCACCGAGCTGGCTCACCGGACCCGCGGATGA
- a CDS encoding class I SAM-dependent methyltransferase, with amino-acid sequence MTVDQTTTEAVLIELGRELKEAGYAFTTVTPATHERVNRRPGNARARNLRDVLGWSRPFGPGVLPERIVTLLDEAGVLDRDGDVWRSRVRFSSYDGELFVHSAFPTAAEDSVFFGPDTYRMADAAAAHVESRERPIRRAVDIGCGTGAGAITVAKRAPGAEVLAVDINPQALRYARVNTALAGTTGVRPCHSDLLSGVDGDFDLIISNPPFMIDPAGRAYRHGGSQGFELSCAILGAAGQRLAPGGSLVLFSGTGIVEGRDPLREAAAECLAGTDLTWWYREVDPDVYDEELDGPAYAHAERIAVVVLTATRPAR; translated from the coding sequence ATGACCGTCGACCAGACCACCACCGAAGCCGTCCTGATCGAACTCGGCCGTGAGCTGAAGGAGGCCGGCTACGCGTTCACCACGGTCACTCCGGCCACCCACGAGCGGGTCAACCGGCGGCCCGGCAACGCCCGGGCCCGCAATCTGCGCGACGTGCTGGGCTGGAGCCGCCCGTTCGGGCCGGGCGTGCTGCCGGAGCGGATCGTGACGCTGCTGGACGAGGCCGGTGTGCTGGACCGCGACGGTGACGTGTGGCGCAGCCGGGTGCGGTTCTCCAGCTACGACGGCGAGCTGTTCGTGCATTCGGCCTTCCCGACCGCCGCCGAGGACTCGGTCTTCTTCGGCCCGGACACCTACCGGATGGCGGATGCGGCCGCGGCGCACGTCGAGTCCCGGGAGCGGCCGATCCGCCGGGCGGTGGACATCGGCTGCGGCACCGGCGCCGGTGCGATCACGGTCGCCAAGCGGGCGCCGGGCGCCGAGGTGCTCGCCGTCGACATCAACCCGCAGGCACTGCGGTACGCCCGGGTCAACACCGCGCTGGCCGGGACGACCGGCGTACGGCCGTGCCACAGCGACCTGCTGTCCGGCGTCGACGGCGACTTCGACCTGATCATCTCCAACCCGCCCTTCATGATCGATCCGGCCGGGCGGGCGTACCGGCACGGCGGTTCGCAGGGCTTCGAGCTGTCCTGCGCGATCCTCGGGGCGGCCGGGCAGCGGCTGGCGCCGGGCGGTTCGCTGGTGCTGTTCAGCGGCACCGGCATCGTCGAGGGCCGGGACCCGCTGCGCGAGGCCGCCGCCGAATGCCTGGCCGGAACCGATCTGACCTGGTGGTACCGGGAGGTCGATCCGGACGTCTACGACGAGGAACTGGACGGGCCGGCGTACGCCCACGCCGAGCGGATCGCCGTGGTGGTGCTGACCGCCACCCGGCCGGCCCGGTGA